The following coding sequences lie in one Motilibacter peucedani genomic window:
- the rpsD gene encoding 30S ribosomal protein S4, with amino-acid sequence MARYTGADCKRCRREKMKLFLKGSKCDGPKCPIEIRPYPPGQHGRGRTKDSEYLLQKREKQKCARIYGVLEKQFRGYYEEANRRKGKTGEELLRILESRLDNVVYRAGFAPSRDAARQLVRHGHMLVNGHKVDIPSYRVTENDIVEVRASSVEMTPFVVARATSGERTVPAWLEVVPNRMRILVHALPARQVIDTPVQEQLIVELYSK; translated from the coding sequence ATGGCCCGTTACACCGGGGCGGACTGCAAGCGCTGCCGCCGCGAGAAGATGAAGCTGTTCCTCAAGGGCTCGAAGTGCGATGGGCCCAAGTGCCCCATCGAGATCCGCCCCTACCCGCCGGGCCAGCACGGCCGCGGCCGGACCAAGGACAGCGAGTACCTGCTGCAGAAGCGCGAGAAGCAGAAGTGCGCGCGCATCTACGGCGTCCTCGAGAAGCAGTTCCGCGGCTACTACGAGGAGGCGAACCGCCGCAAGGGCAAGACCGGCGAGGAGCTGCTCCGCATCCTCGAGAGCCGTCTCGACAACGTCGTCTACCGCGCCGGCTTCGCGCCGAGCCGTGACGCCGCGCGCCAGCTGGTCCGCCACGGGCACATGCTGGTCAACGGCCACAAGGTCGACATCCCGTCCTACCGCGTGACCGAGAACGACATCGTCGAGGTCCGCGCGAGCTCGGTCGAGATGACCCCCTTCGTCGTCGCCCGCGCCACCTCCGGCGAGCGCACGGTGCCGGCGTGGCTCGAGGTCGTCCCCAACCGGATGCGCATCCTCGTGCACGCCCTCCCGGCCCGGCAGGTCATCGACACGCCGGTCCAGGAGCAGCTGATCGTCGAGCTCTACTCCAAGTAG